In Solea senegalensis isolate Sse05_10M linkage group LG6, IFAPA_SoseM_1, whole genome shotgun sequence, one genomic interval encodes:
- the p4hb gene encoding protein disulfide-isomerase has product MLKFLLVCTLAVASSSAEIAEEEDVLVLKSENFDEAIGAHKYLLVEFYAPWCGHCKALAPEYAKAAGTLKSDGSLIRLAKVDATEEGKLAEKFGVQGYPTIKFFKDGKPKDYAGGRTASEIVSWLKKRTGPPFTTLSDVAEAEALLEKEVVVIGFFKDPSSDDAKTFVEVADATDDIIFGMTSDDAVFSKYEVSADSVVLFKKFDEGRNTFDGKLTTENLVAFVKANQLPLVTEFTDQTAPKIFGGDIKSHILMFLPKSGSDFDDKIAEFKKAAAGFKGKILFIFINSDVEDNQRILEFFGLKKEDCPAIRLITLEDEMTKYKPESGVITAESITDFCTRFLDGKVKPHLMSEEIPEDWDKNPVKVLVSKNFEEVAFNPTKNVFVEFYAPWCGHCKQLTPIWDKLGEKYKDHESIIVAKMDSTANELEAVKVQSFPTLKFFPAGPERKVVDYNGERMLDDFVRFLESGGKDGGAAPADDDDDDLDPEDFDLEGQDEESDGEDGGDDDGHDEL; this is encoded by the exons ATGTTGAAGTTTCTGCTCGTCTGTACTCTGGCTGTGGCCAGCAGCAGCGCTGAGATCGCCGAGGAAGAAGATGTCCTGGTGCTGAAGTCGGAGAACTTCGACGAGGCTATCGGGGCTCACAAATACCTCCTGGTTGAATTCT ATGCCCCATGGTGCGGCCACTGCAAGGCCCTGGCCCCAGAGTATGCCAAGGCAGCCGGCACCCTGAAGTCCGATGGCTCGCTGATTCGCCTCGCTAAAGTGGACGCCACAGAAGAGGGCAAACTCGCAGAAAAGTTTGGTGTGCAGGGATACCCCACCATCAAGTTCTTCAAGGATGGAAAGCCCAAAGATTATGCTG gTGGCAGGACGGCCTCAGAGATCGTCAGCTGGCTGAAGAAACGCACCGGCCCGCCCTTCACCACCTTGTCTGATGTCGCTGAGGCCGAGGCTCTGCTCGAAAAAGAAGTGGTCGTCATCGGGTTCTTCAAG GACCCCTCTTCTGACGATGCCAAGACGTTCGTAGAAGTAGCCGATGCCACCGACGACATCATCTTTGGCATGACCTCCGACGACGCCGTCTTCTCAAAGTACGAGGTGTCCGCGGACAGCGTTGTCCTCTTCAAGaag TTCGATGAGGGGCGCAACACCTTTGATGGAAAGCTGACCACAGAAAACCTTGTGGCTTTTGTCAAAGCCAACCAGCTGCCTCTGGTCACCGAGTTCACAGATCAG ACCGCCCCCAAAATCTTTGGAGGAGACATCAAGTCCCACATCCTCATGTTTCTGCCCAAGTCTGGGTCAGACTTCGACGACAAAATTGCCGAGTTTAAGAAAGCCGCAGCCGGATTCAAAGGCAAG ATCCTGTTCATCTTCATCAACAGCGACGTGGAAGACAACCAGCGCATCCTGGAGTTCTTTGGCCTGAAGAAGGAGGACTGCCCAGCCATCCGCCTCATCACCCTCGAGGACGAGATGACCAAGTACAAGCCAGAgagcggagtcatcacagcagaGAGCATCACTGATTTCTGCACTCGCTTTCTTGATGGCAAGGTCAAG CCTCACCTCATGAGCGAGGAAATCCCTGAAGACTGGGACAAAAACCCAGTTAAAGTGTTGGTGAGCAAGAACTTTGAAGAGGTCGCTTTCAATCCCACCAAGAACGTCTTTGTGGAATTCT ATGCACCTTGGTGTGGACACTGCAAACAGCTGACTCCCATCTGGGACAAGCTGGGAGAGAAGTACAAGGACCATGAGAGCATCATTGTGGCAAAGATGGACTCCACAGCCAATGAGCTCGAAGCAGTCAAAGTCCAGAGCTTTCCTACTCTCAAATTCTTCCCCGCCGGACCTGAACGCAAG GTGGTTGACTACAACGGCGAGAGAATGCTCGACGACTTCGTCCGATTTCTGGAGAGTGGTGGCAAGGACGGCGGCGCTGCTCCAgcagacgacgacgacgacgatctGGATCCAGAG GACTTTGATCTAGAGGGACAGGACGAGGAGTCCGATGGCGAGGACGGAGGCGACGACGACGGACACGACGAGTTGTAG